From the Exiguobacterium aurantiacum genome, one window contains:
- the groES gene encoding co-chaperone GroES, translating into MLKPLGDRVIIEVVEKEEKTIGGIVLPDTAKEKPQQGRVLAVGTGRVTDQGERIALDVKENDLVIYSKYAGTEVKHEGKEYLIVRESDILAIVG; encoded by the coding sequence ATGTTAAAACCACTAGGCGATCGCGTCATCATCGAAGTCGTGGAGAAAGAAGAAAAGACGATCGGAGGCATCGTGCTTCCTGACACGGCGAAAGAGAAGCCGCAACAAGGACGCGTCCTCGCAGTCGGTACAGGCCGCGTCACGGACCAAGGTGAGCGAATCGCGCTCGACGTCAAAGAAAATGATTTGGTCATCTACTCGAAATACGCGGGTACCGAAGTGAAGCATGAAGGCAAAGAATACTTAATCGTTCGAGAGAGCGACATTCTCGCAATCGTAGGCTAA
- a CDS encoding CPBP family intramembrane glutamic endopeptidase encodes MAPNIRIRHIIPILLYAFVQFFPVLISGLRPEWITPTSTGLWFAIGFSLTIIISFFLLWPDLKLYKQQGIQSNLNDTVKWIGLGILMQYGLVIVANLIETWISGDVMGSQNTEQIADIVRLVPVMTLSVVLLGPIMEEILFRHILFGNLSARFGFWIAFAVSSLLFAFIHGDNKILVYVAMSFAFTVAYAKTRRLIVPIAIHAFNNALVMVVLFLM; translated from the coding sequence ATGGCGCCTAACATTCGGATTCGGCATATCATCCCGATTCTGCTATACGCGTTTGTTCAATTCTTTCCGGTATTGATTAGCGGACTGCGTCCGGAATGGATCACGCCGACGTCGACCGGGCTCTGGTTCGCCATCGGGTTCAGCTTGACGATCATCATCTCGTTCTTCTTGCTGTGGCCCGACTTGAAGCTATATAAACAGCAAGGGATCCAGTCGAATTTGAACGACACGGTCAAATGGATCGGGCTCGGGATTCTCATGCAGTACGGGCTCGTCATCGTCGCCAACTTGATTGAGACGTGGATCTCCGGTGACGTCATGGGATCTCAAAACACCGAACAAATCGCAGATATCGTCCGTCTCGTCCCGGTCATGACGCTCTCGGTCGTCTTGCTCGGACCGATCATGGAAGAAATCCTCTTCCGTCATATCCTGTTCGGTAACTTGAGCGCCCGCTTCGGGTTCTGGATTGCGTTTGCGGTCAGCTCGCTCTTGTTCGCGTTCATCCATGGCGACAACAAGATTCTCGTTTACGTGGCGATGAGCTTCGCCTTCACGGTCGCATACGCCAAGACGCGTCGCTTGATCGTGCCGATTGCGATTCACGCGTTCAACAACGCGCTCGTCATGGTCGTATTATTCTTAATGTAG
- a CDS encoding YdiK family protein, with protein MPRHLKVMFLFSLSFGILFTVLAYYSVQEYGFSFWTYFIIAVAAYDFFKVYQILTLARKAKKEKTDKSA; from the coding sequence ATGCCGCGACACTTAAAAGTTATGTTTTTGTTCAGTCTCTCGTTCGGGATTCTGTTCACCGTCCTCGCCTACTACTCGGTGCAAGAGTACGGCTTCAGCTTCTGGACGTACTTCATCATCGCCGTAGCCGCGTATGACTTCTTCAAGGTGTATCAGATTTTAACGCTCGCCCGAAAAGCGAAAAAAGAAAAGACCGATAAATCGGCATAA
- a CDS encoding ABC transporter substrate-binding protein — MDAYLFSLWKQCRDGHYTIADMADAIHLSAKQTRRHLLRWQEEGWLTYTSGLGRGNVSQLVWLRHVESELAEQLLKRMETESIEAVTNQLEWDWSPAQAGRFMRQLEKKFGYVQTSSDALIIPRRRNFLTTHPLEAADIHSAHLVQNVFNRLFTIDASGQVTGELAHHYEWRGDTLILFLRKSVRFHDGSLMTSKDVTKSLRALFQSAAYRHTYRHVRRVSSNGPYQVDVTLDRRRNSFVPRLSMIHTSIAKDTIGTGPFLLEQHDAEKTVLAAFENYFGVRALLDRVEFLQVPDGYDPTYRISSRDSGETGYISTPSGFNLVFLNSQPGGVFERDEARHYIHRLIAEIRPDVGSLDNRKIPNDRGFLGDASEAYEIPDGPAVTFDRPIRIKQTDFTSTVSLWIADMLTRHGISYEWVPVSFKDTIHDTTYFDRVDLIVHGEIYERNISLGFEQFLTSDYSPPRELLRHIDGMTERVRQYDELPFEDWLPLHRQIERELKEGSYFIPLYNEERTIPFPVELKDVCIDIFGYFDFAKLWIPS, encoded by the coding sequence ATGGATGCCTACTTGTTTAGTTTATGGAAGCAATGCCGGGACGGGCATTACACGATTGCGGATATGGCGGACGCCATCCATTTAAGTGCCAAACAGACGAGACGGCACTTGCTTCGCTGGCAAGAGGAAGGCTGGCTCACCTATACGAGCGGGCTCGGACGTGGCAATGTCAGTCAGCTCGTCTGGTTGCGCCATGTGGAGAGCGAATTAGCTGAACAGTTATTGAAGCGGATGGAGACCGAGTCGATTGAGGCCGTGACGAACCAGCTCGAATGGGACTGGTCACCGGCGCAGGCTGGGCGCTTCATGCGTCAACTCGAGAAGAAGTTCGGCTACGTCCAGACATCGAGTGACGCCCTCATCATTCCACGGCGGCGTAACTTTCTGACGACGCACCCGCTCGAGGCGGCCGACATCCATAGCGCCCACCTCGTTCAAAACGTATTCAATCGTCTGTTCACGATTGATGCATCCGGGCAAGTGACGGGCGAACTGGCCCATCACTACGAATGGCGCGGGGACACGCTCATCTTGTTCCTTCGTAAGAGCGTCCGGTTTCACGACGGTTCGCTCATGACGAGTAAAGACGTGACGAAAAGCCTGCGTGCCCTGTTCCAGTCAGCCGCCTATCGTCATACATATCGGCACGTCCGACGCGTGTCGTCAAACGGTCCATATCAGGTCGATGTGACGCTCGATCGGCGCCGCAACTCGTTCGTGCCACGGCTCTCGATGATTCATACGAGCATCGCCAAAGACACGATTGGGACGGGACCGTTCTTATTGGAACAGCACGATGCCGAGAAGACGGTGCTCGCGGCGTTCGAGAACTATTTTGGCGTCCGGGCGCTGCTCGACCGGGTGGAGTTCTTACAAGTGCCTGACGGCTACGACCCGACGTACCGCATCTCGTCGCGAGACTCTGGGGAGACAGGCTATATCTCAACTCCATCGGGTTTCAATCTTGTATTTTTGAATAGTCAGCCGGGCGGTGTGTTCGAGCGGGACGAGGCGCGACATTACATCCACCGTCTGATTGCGGAGATTCGCCCAGATGTTGGGTCGCTCGACAATCGGAAAATCCCGAACGACCGTGGCTTCCTCGGGGATGCGAGCGAGGCGTATGAAATTCCAGATGGTCCAGCGGTGACGTTCGATCGTCCGATTCGCATCAAACAGACAGACTTCACGTCGACAGTGTCGTTGTGGATCGCCGACATGTTGACGCGCCACGGGATTTCATATGAGTGGGTGCCGGTCAGTTTCAAGGACACGATACATGATACGACGTATTTCGACCGGGTCGACTTAATCGTCCATGGCGAGATTTATGAGCGCAATATCTCGCTCGGCTTCGAGCAATTTTTGACGAGCGACTATTCGCCTCCGCGGGAGCTGTTGCGTCACATCGATGGGATGACGGAACGGGTCCGTCAGTACGATGAGCTACCGTTCGAGGACTGGTTGCCGCTCCATCGGCAAATCGAGCGCGAGTTGAAAGAAGGGTCTTATTTCATTCCGCTCTATAACGAGGAGCGGACGATCCCGTTCCCGGTCGAGTTGAAGGATGTCTGTATCGACATCTTTGGGTATTTTGATTTTGCGAAGTTATGGATTCCATCGTAA
- a CDS encoding MDR family MFS transporter codes for MKWKEIPRPIKVRLITSFFNRSVSFAIMPFMALLFVNAFNELIAGVFLITLVCLGYVIGLLGGYLADRFSRKQLLLLTSSITAGMFLTMTLCLMMDQMIVFMVAYTIFTVTSNLGRPAMSAIIIDATTPENRKAVYALDYWLINLSIAIGTAIGGWLYVSNQLLLFWILTVTSSTLPIAYAIFLEDTKRTWTSQRLKLVFVDIFQSYQIAWRDRPFVKVVFGTMCILAAEFSMGSYVAVRLADSFEPMSINDWAINGVRMFSLIQIENTLIVVALTFMIQRLASRFSNKQALLGGLLLYMIGYAVITSANSMTLLLGFMILATFGELLYSPVLNTEQANMMPEDQRGAYSAFAGTSFAGADFMSRSTILIGSLLSPFMMSVYIGLVVCVGCFLVYTGIYVKETFALNQKAS; via the coding sequence ATGAAATGGAAAGAAATACCTCGCCCAATTAAAGTTCGACTCATCACATCGTTTTTCAATCGCTCCGTCTCGTTCGCCATCATGCCGTTCATGGCGCTCTTGTTCGTCAACGCGTTCAACGAGTTAATCGCCGGTGTCTTCTTAATCACACTCGTCTGTCTCGGCTATGTCATCGGGTTGTTGGGCGGCTATCTCGCCGACCGCTTCTCCCGCAAACAGTTGCTCCTCCTCACCTCGAGCATCACGGCCGGTATGTTCCTCACGATGACACTCTGCCTCATGATGGATCAGATGATCGTGTTCATGGTCGCGTATACCATCTTCACGGTGACGAGCAACCTCGGACGTCCTGCCATGAGTGCCATCATCATCGATGCGACGACGCCTGAGAACCGGAAAGCCGTCTATGCGCTCGACTACTGGTTAATCAACCTATCGATCGCGATCGGAACAGCCATCGGCGGTTGGCTCTACGTCAGCAATCAGCTGTTACTGTTTTGGATTTTGACCGTGACGTCGTCGACGCTTCCAATCGCTTATGCGATTTTCCTCGAAGATACGAAGCGGACGTGGACGTCGCAGCGACTCAAACTCGTCTTCGTCGATATCTTCCAAAGCTATCAAATCGCTTGGCGTGACCGCCCGTTCGTCAAAGTCGTCTTCGGTACGATGTGTATCCTCGCCGCCGAGTTTTCGATGGGGAGCTACGTCGCCGTCCGGCTCGCCGACTCGTTCGAGCCGATGTCCATCAACGATTGGGCAATTAACGGGGTGCGGATGTTCAGCCTCATCCAAATCGAGAACACGCTCATCGTCGTCGCATTGACGTTCATGATTCAACGTCTCGCTTCTCGATTCTCAAACAAACAGGCGTTGCTCGGCGGGTTGTTGCTGTACATGATCGGGTACGCCGTCATCACGAGCGCGAACTCGATGACGCTCTTGCTTGGGTTCATGATTCTCGCAACGTTCGGTGAGTTGTTGTATTCGCCCGTCTTGAACACGGAGCAAGCGAACATGATGCCGGAAGACCAACGTGGCGCCTACTCGGCGTTCGCAGGCACATCGTTCGCCGGTGCCGACTTCATGTCGCGCTCGACGATTCTCATCGGCTCGCTCCTCTCCCCGTTCATGATGAGCGTCTATATCGGTTTAGTCGTCTGTGTCGGCTGCTTCTTGGTGTATACAGGTATCTATGTGAAAGAAACGTTTGCCTTGAATCAAAAGGCTTCTTAA
- the bsh gene encoding choloylglycine hydrolase: MCTAITYAPHAHYFGRNLDLNVSYHEQVTITPRHYPFNFRRMGENTNHYAMIGMATVVQDYPLYYEATNEKGLSMAGLNFPGNAVFKLEVDGRDNVSPFEFIPWILGQCATVEEARARLEKIHLVNLNFSDALPLHPLHWIIADKQESIVVEPMADGLRVYDNPVGVLTNNPSFEYQLFNLNDYRHVSTKLPANTFAPTLNLDAYCLGLGGQGLPGDLSSTSRFVRATFATFNSICEPTEASAVGQFFKLLDTVLQTRGLNEAEDGTYEYTIYSSCCNVDEGIYYYRTYDNNQITAVSLFNEPLDSERLITYHLQHEQQIHYEN; encoded by the coding sequence ATGTGTACAGCAATTACGTATGCGCCGCACGCCCACTACTTCGGCAGAAACTTAGACTTGAACGTGTCCTATCACGAGCAAGTGACGATTACGCCCCGACACTATCCGTTCAATTTCAGACGGATGGGCGAAAATACGAACCATTACGCGATGATCGGGATGGCGACCGTCGTTCAAGATTATCCACTCTATTACGAAGCGACGAACGAGAAGGGACTGAGCATGGCGGGGCTGAACTTCCCGGGGAATGCCGTGTTCAAGCTGGAAGTCGACGGACGAGATAACGTCTCCCCGTTCGAGTTCATCCCGTGGATCCTCGGGCAGTGTGCGACCGTTGAGGAAGCGAGAGCGCGATTGGAGAAGATTCATCTGGTCAATCTCAATTTCAGCGACGCGCTTCCACTTCACCCGCTACACTGGATCATTGCCGATAAGCAGGAATCAATTGTCGTCGAGCCGATGGCGGACGGATTGCGCGTGTACGACAATCCAGTCGGGGTTTTGACGAACAATCCGTCGTTCGAGTATCAACTGTTCAATCTGAACGATTATCGCCACGTCTCGACGAAACTGCCGGCCAATACGTTCGCGCCGACATTGAACCTCGATGCCTATTGTCTCGGGTTAGGCGGGCAAGGCTTACCGGGTGACTTATCGTCGACGTCACGCTTCGTCCGGGCGACGTTCGCGACCTTCAATTCGATTTGTGAACCGACCGAGGCGTCCGCGGTCGGACAATTTTTCAAACTGTTGGATACGGTGCTGCAAACGCGGGGCTTGAACGAGGCTGAAGACGGGACGTACGAGTACACGATCTATTCCTCATGCTGTAATGTCGATGAGGGCATCTATTACTATCGGACGTATGACAATAACCAAATCACGGCCGTGTCACTATTTAATGAACCGTTAGACAGCGAGCGATTGATCACGTATCACCTACAACATGAGCAACAAATTCATTATGAAAATTGA
- a CDS encoding TM2 domain-containing protein — protein sequence MNYSRTDLSTEEMLLVNSEVEKKKRNLVVAYLLWFFLGGFGAHRFYFKKTGSALAMLALTVGSIVLTVVLIGFVGLFVAGIWALVDAFLMPGWQQREVEAIERETIESLKTRSERQAAF from the coding sequence ATGAATTATTCACGTACCGATCTATCGACAGAGGAAATGCTCCTCGTCAACAGCGAAGTCGAGAAAAAGAAACGCAATCTCGTCGTCGCGTACTTACTTTGGTTCTTCCTCGGCGGCTTTGGTGCTCACCGCTTCTATTTCAAGAAAACCGGTAGCGCCCTCGCGATGCTTGCTCTCACGGTCGGGTCTATCGTCCTTACGGTTGTGTTGATTGGTTTTGTCGGACTGTTCGTCGCCGGCATTTGGGCGCTCGTCGACGCGTTCCTCATGCCAGGCTGGCAACAACGCGAAGTCGAAGCCATCGAGCGCGAGACGATCGAGTCGTTGAAGACTCGCTCTGAGCGTCAAGCTGCCTTTTAA
- a CDS encoding NADPH-dependent F420 reductase, with amino-acid sequence MKIGILGAGKVGRTLGRKFEDVGYEVLYGTRSEREGTMSLQEVASNAQILLMTTPFAAAIDLIQSLRDLDDKIVIDVTNPIAKEFDAIERPEGKSGAEHLQELAPHVRIVKAFNQTGVENLENPNMSMMFIAGDEQESVRAVQDLASKIGFDAHTLRHLKLARELESLAWLWIHYATKERKHRNFAFYLKENSF; translated from the coding sequence ATGAAGATTGGTATTTTAGGAGCAGGGAAAGTCGGGCGGACGCTCGGACGCAAGTTTGAAGATGTCGGCTATGAAGTGTTGTACGGGACGCGCTCGGAGCGCGAGGGGACGATGTCGCTCCAAGAAGTGGCGTCGAACGCGCAAATCTTGTTAATGACGACGCCGTTCGCGGCAGCGATCGATTTGATTCAATCGCTCCGAGACTTGGACGACAAAATCGTCATCGACGTGACGAATCCGATTGCCAAAGAGTTTGACGCAATCGAGCGGCCGGAAGGGAAATCAGGGGCCGAACATCTGCAAGAACTCGCGCCGCACGTCCGCATCGTCAAGGCGTTCAACCAGACCGGCGTCGAGAACTTGGAGAACCCGAACATGTCGATGATGTTCATCGCCGGAGACGAGCAGGAGTCGGTTCGGGCCGTCCAAGACCTCGCCTCGAAGATCGGCTTCGATGCCCATACGCTCCGTCACTTGAAGCTGGCACGTGAGCTCGAGTCGCTCGCTTGGCTATGGATTCATTACGCGACGAAAGAACGGAAGCACCGGAACTTCGCGTTTTACTTGAAAGAGAATAGCTTCTAA
- a CDS encoding ABC transporter ATP-binding protein: MNTFDLQQVAIGYEQKIVLDDLTFSIPHGKITVLLGANGCGKSTLLSTLARQRDALGGAIAFRDKPLTAYRAKEAARLMAFMPQVNVAPDGLTVEQLVRFGRYPYQTFFKRYSEDDERAVERALAFTDTVSLRDTLVSNLSGGQKQRVWIALALAQESETILLDEPTTYLDMSHQIEILDLMYRLNRLEGKTIIMVLHDLHLACRYADHVIALAGENVYRQGSPNDVVDEAFMQDVFGLKVVVTEDPLYGTPLCIPYSHYELNEKRPPTT; this comes from the coding sequence ATGAATACATTTGATTTACAACAAGTCGCCATCGGCTATGAACAGAAGATTGTGCTCGACGACTTGACGTTCTCGATTCCACACGGCAAAATCACAGTGCTGTTAGGGGCGAACGGGTGCGGCAAGTCGACGCTCTTGTCGACGCTCGCCCGGCAACGGGACGCGTTAGGCGGGGCCATCGCCTTCCGTGACAAGCCGCTTACTGCGTATCGGGCGAAAGAGGCGGCCCGGCTCATGGCGTTCATGCCGCAAGTGAACGTCGCGCCGGACGGATTGACCGTCGAACAGCTCGTCCGGTTCGGCCGTTATCCGTATCAGACGTTCTTCAAGCGCTACTCAGAAGACGACGAACGTGCCGTCGAGCGGGCACTCGCCTTCACGGACACGGTCTCGCTTCGGGACACGCTCGTCAGCAACTTATCAGGCGGGCAGAAGCAACGCGTCTGGATCGCGCTCGCCTTGGCCCAAGAGTCGGAGACGATTCTCCTCGACGAGCCGACGACGTATCTCGACATGTCGCACCAAATCGAGATCCTCGACTTGATGTATCGGTTGAACCGGTTAGAAGGGAAGACGATCATCATGGTGCTCCACGACTTGCATCTCGCCTGTCGCTACGCCGACCATGTCATCGCGCTCGCCGGTGAGAACGTCTATCGCCAGGGAAGTCCGAACGATGTCGTCGACGAGGCGTTCATGCAGGACGTCTTCGGTTTGAAAGTTGTCGTGACGGAAGACCCGCTCTATGGCACGCCGCTCTGCATCCCGTATTCGCATTACGAACTGAATGAGAAACGGCCACCCACGACCTAG
- a CDS encoding FecCD family ABC transporter permease, with protein sequence MKSYSFRKGPFSFTLRKREIVLAVALLTGLFIAFYLGLAIGDTFLTPWSLGSLFLGSGDAFAELVVFEFRMPRVLMAITAGACLAVSGHLLQLTIKNELASPEIFGIVGGAGVATATFFTVFTDERTNQLSVPLAYIPLASFAGALTVGAFLFYLLKRGVPPVRLALIGIGISIFSQGIVQFMMLASNVYRKNDIQQWLTGTVYAATWNQLKIMVPLAMLFLLAAFLIERHVRPLHISEAVATSIGVPVRGTQRGTLLLSCLLAGIGVAFVGAIGFVGLMAPHIARQGLKLPYIWATLLVGATIVVLADVLARTIFYPYELRTGVMTAVIGAPYFFYLLRRMMKGSMR encoded by the coding sequence ATGAAATCATATAGTTTTCGAAAAGGTCCGTTCTCGTTCACGCTCCGGAAACGGGAAATCGTGCTCGCGGTCGCGCTCCTTACCGGCCTGTTCATCGCCTTCTATTTGGGACTCGCCATCGGGGACACGTTTTTGACCCCATGGTCGCTCGGGTCACTGTTCCTCGGTTCGGGTGACGCGTTCGCGGAGCTCGTCGTATTCGAGTTTCGGATGCCTCGCGTCCTCATGGCCATCACGGCCGGGGCGTGTCTCGCGGTCAGTGGACACTTGTTACAGCTCACCATTAAAAATGAACTCGCCTCGCCGGAGATTTTCGGCATCGTCGGCGGAGCCGGGGTGGCGACGGCGACGTTCTTCACCGTCTTCACCGATGAGCGGACGAACCAACTGTCCGTCCCGCTCGCCTATATCCCGCTCGCCTCGTTCGCCGGCGCGCTCACGGTCGGTGCGTTTTTATTTTATCTATTGAAACGGGGCGTCCCACCGGTCCGACTCGCGTTGATCGGAATCGGGATTAGCATCTTCTCGCAAGGGATCGTCCAGTTCATGATGCTCGCCTCCAACGTGTACCGGAAGAACGACATCCAACAATGGCTCACCGGTACGGTCTATGCGGCGACATGGAATCAACTGAAAATCATGGTCCCGCTCGCGATGCTGTTCTTGCTCGCCGCCTTCTTGATTGAACGGCATGTCCGCCCGCTCCACATTAGCGAGGCGGTCGCGACGAGCATCGGTGTACCGGTCCGGGGGACACAGCGTGGGACTTTGCTCTTATCGTGTCTCCTTGCCGGAATCGGGGTCGCGTTTGTCGGAGCGATTGGCTTCGTCGGACTGATGGCGCCACACATCGCCCGCCAAGGCTTGAAGCTACCGTACATTTGGGCGACGTTACTCGTCGGGGCGACGATCGTCGTCTTGGCGGACGTGCTCGCGCGGACAATCTTTTATCCGTATGAACTGCGAACCGGTGTCATGACAGCCGTTATCGGTGCGCCGTACTTCTTCTATTTACTTCGCCGGATGATGAAAGGAAGCATGAGATGA
- a CDS encoding FecCD family ABC transporter permease translates to MMKPWIKLFALIIALPILSYISLRVGVIPVGHQDVLALGTDASSQAMIALEDNRVSRTVVALLVGSVLGLAGLLFQLVTRNPLASPDILAVNAGASLAIVLVTLFGFSSIASFTSAALVGAFIAGVIVYLLSANGGNVMYMTLAGASLAALFSSFTQSIIAYEEGALDEVLFWLTGSVAGRSLELVTTLLPWMVVASFCVLLISKELETLSLGDQVARSLGQNVGVIKFVAVTLAVVLSAFGVALAGPIAFVGLLAPHLARYLFGTAFFARLAGSALLGSVLLLAADIFGRLVLFPREVTVGVVLAVIGGAFFIYLVSARQGVFKS, encoded by the coding sequence ATGATGAAACCATGGATCAAATTATTCGCCTTGATCATCGCGTTACCTATATTGAGTTATATCAGTCTACGGGTCGGGGTCATCCCGGTCGGCCATCAAGACGTGCTCGCGCTCGGAACAGATGCGTCGTCGCAAGCGATGATTGCACTCGAGGACAATCGCGTCTCGCGCACCGTCGTCGCGCTCCTCGTCGGCAGCGTGCTCGGACTCGCCGGATTGCTGTTCCAACTCGTGACCCGTAACCCGCTCGCGTCACCAGACATATTGGCGGTCAATGCAGGTGCGAGCCTGGCCATCGTCCTCGTGACGCTGTTCGGCTTCAGCAGCATCGCCTCGTTCACATCGGCCGCGCTCGTCGGAGCCTTTATCGCTGGGGTCATCGTCTATCTCCTCAGTGCGAACGGGGGCAACGTCATGTATATGACACTCGCCGGGGCATCGCTCGCGGCACTGTTCAGCTCGTTCACGCAATCGATTATCGCATACGAGGAAGGTGCACTAGATGAAGTGCTGTTCTGGTTGACGGGATCGGTCGCGGGCCGCTCGCTCGAACTCGTCACGACGTTATTGCCGTGGATGGTTGTCGCGAGTTTCTGCGTCCTCCTCATCAGTAAAGAGCTCGAGACGCTGTCGCTCGGTGACCAGGTCGCCCGGTCGCTCGGTCAAAACGTCGGCGTCATCAAGTTCGTCGCCGTCACGCTCGCCGTCGTCTTGTCGGCGTTCGGAGTCGCGCTCGCAGGTCCCATCGCCTTCGTCGGCTTGCTGGCCCCGCATCTCGCGCGCTACCTGTTCGGCACGGCGTTCTTCGCCCGGCTCGCGGGGAGTGCGCTCCTCGGGAGTGTGTTGCTCTTAGCGGCCGACATCTTCGGACGACTCGTCCTGTTCCCACGAGAAGTGACCGTCGGCGTCGTGCTCGCCGTCATCGGGGGCGCCTTCTTCATCTATCTCGTCAGCGCCAGACAAGGAGTCTTTAAATCATGA
- a CDS encoding ABC transporter substrate-binding protein, with protein MKKFVLALLTLCLTVVLAACGGSEETSNSNDSAETETRTVEHAMGTAEVPVEPKRVVVLTNEGTEALIALGVKQVGAVKSWNGDPWYPHIESEMTDVTEVGTESEVNLEAIAKLEPDLIIGTKLRQENIYDKLNAIAPTVMSETLKGDWQENFALYANALNLEDKGKDVLADYEQHVEDTKAELGDAVNKELSVVRFLPGASRIYFTDSFSGVILGDVGIKRPASQDRTEFAEEITMERIPEMDGDHIVYFTYGGADGSKTAEEWQSNQLWKDLDAVKAGEVTEVSDDTWNTSGGVLSANEVLDELVTIFK; from the coding sequence ATGAAGAAGTTTGTGTTAGCACTACTCACGCTCTGCCTCACGGTCGTCCTCGCTGCTTGCGGCGGGTCAGAGGAGACGAGCAACTCGAACGATTCAGCAGAAACAGAGACGCGGACGGTCGAGCACGCCATGGGCACGGCTGAAGTACCGGTCGAACCGAAACGTGTCGTCGTCTTGACGAACGAAGGAACCGAAGCACTCATCGCCCTCGGCGTCAAACAAGTCGGTGCCGTCAAATCATGGAACGGTGACCCGTGGTACCCGCACATCGAGTCAGAAATGACAGATGTGACTGAAGTCGGGACGGAGAGCGAGGTCAACCTCGAAGCAATCGCGAAACTCGAGCCGGATCTCATCATCGGAACGAAACTCCGCCAAGAGAACATTTACGACAAGTTGAACGCCATCGCGCCGACGGTCATGTCGGAGACGCTCAAAGGCGACTGGCAAGAGAACTTCGCACTTTATGCGAACGCCCTCAACCTTGAGGACAAAGGGAAAGACGTCTTGGCTGACTATGAACAGCACGTCGAAGATACGAAAGCCGAGCTCGGCGACGCTGTGAACAAAGAGCTCTCGGTCGTACGCTTCCTTCCTGGCGCGTCACGCATCTACTTCACGGACAGCTTCTCAGGTGTCATCCTAGGGGATGTCGGCATCAAACGCCCGGCGTCACAAGACCGCACCGAGTTCGCTGAAGAGATCACGATGGAACGCATCCCAGAGATGGACGGCGACCATATCGTCTACTTCACGTACGGTGGAGCGGATGGATCGAAGACAGCCGAAGAGTGGCAGTCGAATCAACTTTGGAAAGACCTCGACGCCGTCAAGGCCGGCGAAGTCACCGAAGTGAGCGACGACACGTGGAACACATCGGGCGGCGTCTTGTCAGCCAACGAAGTGCTCGACGAACTCGTCACCATTTTTAAATAA
- a CDS encoding PspC domain-containing protein, giving the protein MSRPLRKSATNRSLFGVCGGIAEYFNLSPLGVRLLFLIVPGNFLIYMILANSMKDAPRYL; this is encoded by the coding sequence ATGTCACGTCCGCTTCGAAAATCTGCCACGAACCGCTCGCTCTTTGGGGTCTGTGGTGGCATCGCTGAATACTTCAACTTGTCGCCGCTCGGCGTTCGTCTGCTCTTCCTGATCGTGCCGGGGAACTTTCTCATTTATATGATCCTCGCCAACTCGATGAAGGACGCTCCGCGTTACTTATGA